The following are from one region of the Francisella opportunistica genome:
- a CDS encoding restriction endonuclease subunit S, giving the protein MYLKDLAEVYVGVPIARYKYNENKDAQKFNYQLFSQNMLSDTAIFRNAKAEIFYANKDLSNSCTKQDDVIFGLRKPNQAIFIADNATDLLVQSYFAVIRCDKSKVLSEYLAFKLNTVEVHNQLFKNIQGGAIPLVKIQDVKNIKLKLPSLEQQAKAIEMLKTGYQEIDVLRKLIEEKQKILKVIV; this is encoded by the coding sequence ATGTATCTAAAAGATTTAGCTGAAGTATATGTAGGTGTACCAATAGCTCGCTACAAATATAATGAAAATAAAGATGCTCAAAAATTTAACTATCAGCTTTTTAGTCAAAATATGCTAAGTGATACTGCAATTTTTAGGAATGCTAAAGCAGAAATTTTTTATGCAAATAAAGATTTATCAAATAGCTGTACTAAGCAAGACGATGTTATTTTTGGTTTAAGAAAGCCAAACCAAGCAATATTTATAGCTGATAATGCTACAGATCTATTGGTGCAATCTTACTTTGCAGTTATTCGTTGTGATAAAAGCAAAGTTCTATCAGAGTATTTAGCATTTAAATTAAATACTGTAGAAGTGCATAATCAACTATTCAAAAATATTCAAGGTGGAGCTATTCCTCTTGTAAAAATTCAAGATGTCAAAAATATTAAGCTAAAACTACCGAGTCTTGAGCAACAAGCTAAAGCAATTGAAATGTTAAAAACAGGTTATCAAGAGATAGATGTTTTGAGAAAGCTGATAGAAGAAAAACAAAAGATACTAAAAGTGATAGTGTAA
- a CDS encoding bifunctional ADP-dependent NAD(P)H-hydrate dehydratase/NAD(P)H-hydrate epimerase, with amino-acid sequence MDFLTQKQNRQIEEYAISQGLNLIENASDEIVKLISNRFSRQNKILVVVGAGNNGSDGIAAAIKLFNIGYDVDIYRIFSKGNQDNQSYYEKFSQLKTPINSLKQRDHVIPDTDPESLKNTQIASICDYDVVIDGIFGIGLDRNLQGDVLELVKTINQNAKYTLAIDVPSGLGAFNAKVYGEAIQANATITFLADKQGLHSGEGLDYAGEVIVAELISRDNIRLSKPEYQAYKNNIQDINLDNILRKKKNTNKGSYGNLAIVGGNVGMNGALQLAGKSALYSGCGKVSMISLDKDFRADMSIPELMTTSLENVPKNLNTFSAAVIGIGFDTIQESQQVLEMIIENLTQPAIFDADALNIITINSQIRQKFIKLENKVITPHPAEAARLLGCTTQKIQADRFEAVRQLTKKYNAAVVLKGAGSLVCKDDEIYINPTGNQGMAVAGHGDILSGIIGTFLAQGLDTLSAARLAVYIHGLAGDNLAEKLGGYIGVLPSRVAEEVCTVLNYVDKTI; translated from the coding sequence ATGGACTTTCTAACACAAAAACAAAATCGCCAAATTGAAGAATACGCTATTTCCCAAGGTTTAAATTTAATCGAAAATGCATCTGATGAGATTGTTAAGCTTATTTCCAATAGATTTAGTAGGCAAAATAAAATTTTGGTAGTAGTTGGCGCTGGTAACAATGGCAGTGATGGAATCGCAGCAGCTATTAAGCTATTTAATATAGGTTATGATGTCGATATATACAGAATCTTCTCAAAAGGTAATCAAGATAATCAAAGCTATTATGAAAAATTTTCTCAGCTAAAAACTCCTATTAACTCTCTAAAGCAAAGAGACCACGTCATTCCGGACACCGATCCGGAATCTCTTAAAAATACTCAAATAGCTTCAATATGTGATTATGATGTAGTAATTGATGGAATATTTGGTATAGGACTAGATAGAAATTTACAAGGAGATGTTTTAGAACTTGTCAAAACTATAAATCAAAATGCTAAATATACGCTTGCTATAGATGTACCAAGTGGTTTAGGTGCTTTTAATGCTAAGGTCTATGGTGAGGCAATCCAAGCTAATGCTACAATTACATTTCTCGCTGATAAGCAAGGTTTGCATAGTGGTGAGGGTTTAGATTATGCTGGCGAGGTGATAGTTGCTGAGCTTATTAGTCGTGATAATATTAGGCTTAGCAAGCCTGAGTATCAAGCCTATAAAAATAATATTCAAGATATAAATCTAGATAATATTCTTAGGAAAAAGAAAAATACTAATAAAGGCAGTTATGGCAATCTTGCTATAGTTGGCGGTAATGTCGGCATGAATGGCGCACTTCAACTAGCTGGTAAAAGTGCGCTATATAGTGGTTGTGGTAAAGTCTCGATGATATCTTTGGATAAAGATTTTCGTGCGGATATGTCTATACCTGAGCTTATGACTACATCATTAGAAAACGTTCCTAAAAATTTAAATACTTTTTCAGCTGCAGTAATTGGTATTGGTTTTGATACTATTCAAGAATCTCAGCAAGTCCTAGAAATGATAATTGAAAATCTAACTCAACCAGCTATCTTTGATGCTGATGCGCTAAATATAATTACTATAAATTCACAAATTAGGCAAAAGTTTATTAAATTAGAAAATAAGGTAATAACACCACATCCAGCAGAGGCTGCTAGACTACTTGGTTGTACTACTCAAAAAATCCAAGCTGATAGATTTGAAGCTGTTAGGCAGCTTACCAAAAAATATAATGCTGCAGTAGTACTAAAAGGTGCTGGTAGTTTAGTCTGTAAAGATGATGAAATCTATATAAATCCTACAGGTAACCAAGGAATGGCGGTAGCAGGGCATGGAGATATTTTATCTGGAATTATAGGAACGTTTTTAGCTCAAGGTTTAGATACTCTATCAGCAGCTAGATTAGCTGTATATATTCATGGTTTAGCTGGTGATAATCTTGCCGAAAAGCTTGGTGGTTATATTGGGGTGCTACCGAGTAGGGTTGCTGAGGAGGTTTGCACGGTTTTAAATTATGTAGATAAAACAATATAA